One region of Catenuloplanes indicus genomic DNA includes:
- a CDS encoding GNAT family N-acetyltransferase: MLRPAEPHDLEPVRRWRNHPEVRAQFLFRDVITPEGHRTWWSRVAADPARRVLIYEHEGTPAGAVTFQDHDPLARTAEWGFFLDLDGLRPRNALFGAWIGLEQAAIRYALDDLGLAVLGARTLATNRPVLTLHRRNGFVEVPSRHYRTDIDGTPTDVLWLELHA, encoded by the coding sequence ATGCTCCGTCCCGCTGAGCCGCACGATCTGGAGCCGGTGCGCCGCTGGCGCAACCACCCCGAGGTCCGCGCACAGTTCCTGTTCCGCGACGTGATCACGCCGGAGGGCCATCGCACCTGGTGGTCCCGGGTCGCCGCGGACCCGGCGCGGCGCGTGCTGATCTACGAGCACGAGGGGACACCGGCCGGCGCGGTCACGTTCCAGGACCACGACCCGCTCGCGCGTACCGCGGAGTGGGGCTTCTTCCTCGACCTGGACGGCCTGCGGCCGCGCAACGCGCTCTTCGGCGCCTGGATCGGCCTGGAGCAGGCCGCCATCCGCTACGCGCTGGACGACCTGGGGCTGGCCGTCCTCGGCGCCCGCACGCTGGCCACGAACCGGCCGGTCCTCACGCTGCACCGCCGCAACGGTTTCGTCGAGGTACCGTCCCGCCACTACAGAACCGACATCGACGGTACGCCGACCGACGTCCTCTGGCTCGAACTGCACGCCTGA
- the rffA gene encoding dTDP-4-amino-4,6-dideoxygalactose transaminase → MTATTTTLTGIPFNRPYLCGLEREYVGEAIGLGALSGDGPFTARATGLLARLVDAPEALLATSCTHALEMAAILLDLRPGDEVIMPSFTFVSTANAFALRGAVPVFADCRPDTLNLDERLIEDAITSRTRAIVVVHYGGVACEMSEITAIAARHGLTVIEDNAHGLGGSYHGRPLGSLGALATQSFHVTKNVQCGEGGALIFNDLSWFSRAEIIREKGTNRSQFFRGMVDKYRWIDVGSSYLPADLLAAFLTAQLEAFDDIQRRRHAIWSAYDTRLATWAASIGVQRPVVPAGRDHPAHLYQLLMRDLTDRQEFIRHLGHRGIQATFHYQPLHAAPAGRRYGRTAPAGCPVTDDIADRLVRLPLFAGMTATELDQVIDAVTAYRPGNHEL, encoded by the coding sequence GTGACCGCGACGACGACCACTTTGACCGGAATCCCGTTCAACCGCCCTTACCTGTGCGGCCTGGAACGGGAGTACGTCGGCGAGGCGATCGGGCTCGGCGCGCTCTCCGGTGACGGACCGTTCACCGCGCGCGCGACCGGCCTGCTCGCCCGCCTCGTCGACGCGCCGGAGGCGCTGCTCGCCACCTCCTGCACGCATGCGCTGGAGATGGCCGCGATCCTGCTCGACCTCCGGCCCGGCGACGAAGTGATCATGCCGTCGTTCACGTTCGTCTCCACCGCGAACGCGTTCGCGCTGCGCGGGGCGGTCCCGGTGTTCGCCGACTGCCGGCCGGACACGCTCAATCTGGACGAGCGGCTGATCGAGGACGCGATCACGTCCCGTACCCGGGCGATCGTGGTCGTCCACTACGGCGGCGTGGCCTGCGAGATGTCCGAGATCACCGCGATCGCGGCCCGGCACGGCCTGACCGTGATCGAGGACAACGCGCACGGGCTGGGCGGCAGTTACCACGGGCGGCCGCTCGGCTCGCTCGGCGCGCTGGCCACGCAGAGCTTCCACGTCACCAAGAACGTGCAGTGCGGTGAGGGTGGCGCGCTCATCTTCAACGACCTGAGCTGGTTCTCCCGCGCCGAGATCATCCGGGAGAAGGGCACGAACCGCAGCCAGTTCTTCCGCGGCATGGTGGACAAGTACCGGTGGATCGACGTCGGCTCGTCCTACCTGCCCGCGGACCTGCTGGCCGCGTTCCTCACCGCCCAGCTGGAGGCGTTCGACGACATCCAACGCCGCCGGCACGCGATCTGGTCCGCCTACGACACCCGCCTGGCCACCTGGGCCGCGTCCATCGGCGTCCAGCGGCCGGTCGTGCCGGCCGGCCGTGACCACCCCGCGCACCTCTACCAGCTGCTGATGCGCGACCTCACCGACCGTCAGGAGTTCATCCGGCACCTCGGCCACCGCGGCATCCAGGCCACCTTCCACTACCAGCCGCTGCACGCGGCCCCGGCCGGCCGCCGCTACGGGCGCACCGCACCGGCCGGCTGCCCGGTCACCGACGACATCGCCGACCGCCTGGTCCGGCTGCCTCTCTTCGCCGGCATGACCGCCACCGAACTCGACCAGGTCATCGACGCGGTCACCGCGTACCGCCCGGGAAATCACGAGCTTTAA